From Macaca mulatta isolate MMU2019108-1 chromosome 3, T2T-MMU8v2.0, whole genome shotgun sequence, the proteins below share one genomic window:
- the GIGYF1 gene encoding GRB10-interacting GYF protein 1 isoform X3 produces the protein MAAETLNFGPEWLRALSGGGSVASPPPSPAMPKYKLADYRYGREEMLALYVKENKVPEELQDKEFAAVLQDEPLQPLALEPLTEEEQRNFSLSVNSVAVLRLMGKGAGPPLTGTSRGRGSTRSRGRGRGDSCFYQRSIEEGDGAFGRSPREIQRSQSWDDRGDRRFEKSARRDGARCGFEEGGAGPRKEHARSDSENWRSLREEQEEEEEGSWRLGAGPRRDGDRWRSASPDGGPRSAGWREHGERRRKFEFDLRGDRGGCGEEEGRGGGGSSHLRRCRVPDGFEEDKDGLPEWCLDDEDEEMGTFDASGAFLPLKKGPKEPIPEEQELDFQGLEEEEEPSEGLEEEGPEAGGKELTPLPPQEEKSSSPSPLPTLGPLWGTNGDGDEAAEKEPPVAEDDIRGIQLSPGVGSPAGPPGDLEDDEGLKHLQQEAEKLVASLQDSSLEEEQFTAAMQTQGLRHSAAATALPLSHGAARKWFYKDPQGEIQGPFTTQEMAEWFQAGYFSMSLLVKRGCDEGFQPLGEVIKMWGRVPFAPGPSPPPLLGNMDQERLKKQQELAAAALYQQLQHQQFLQLVSSRQLPQCALREKAALGDLTPPPQQQQQQQQLTAFLQQLQALKPPRGGDQNLLPTMSRSLSVPDSGRLWDVHTSASSQSGGEASLWDIPINSSTQGPILEQLQLQHKFQERREVELRAKREEEERKRREEKRRQQQQEEQKRRQEEEELFRRKQVRQQELLLKLLQQQQQAVPVPPAPSSPPPLWAGLAKQGLSMKTLLELQLEGERQLHKQPPPREPARAQAPNHRVQLGGLGTAPLNQWVSEAGPLWGGPDKSGGGSSSLGLWEDTPKSGGSLVRGLGLKNSRSSPSLSDSYSHLSGRPIRKKTEEEEKLLKLLQGIPRPQDGFTQWCEQMLHTLSATGSLDVPMAVAILKEVESPYDVHDYIRSCLGDTLEAKEFAKQFLERRAKQKASQQRQQQQEAWLSSGSLQTAFQANHSTKLGPGEGSKAKRRALMLHSDPSILGYSLHGSSGEIESVDDY, from the exons ATGGCAGCAGAGACACTCAACTTTGGGCCTGAGTG GCTCAGGGCCCTGTCTGGGGGCGGCAGCGTGGcctccccacctccatcccctGCCATGCCCAAATACAAGCTGGCTGATTACCGCTATGGGCGAGAGGAGATGCTGGCCCTCTACGTCAAGGAGAACAAG GTCCCAGAAGAGCTGCAGGACAAGGAGTTTGCCGCGGTGCTGCAGGACGAGCCACTGCAGCCCCTGGCCCTGGAGCCGCTGACTGAGGAGGAACAG AGAAACTTCTCCCTGTCAGTGAACAGCGTGGCTGTGCTGAGGCTGATGGGGAAAGGGGCTGGCCCCCCCCTGACTGGCACCTCCCGAGGCAGGGGCAGCACGCGGAGCCGAG GCCGTGGCCGCGGTGACAGCTGCTTTTACCAAAGAAGCATCGAAGAAGGTGATGGGGCCTTTGGACGAAGCCCCCGGGAGATCCAGCGCAGCcagagctgggatgacag AGGCGACAGGCGGTTTGAGAAGTCAGCAAGGCGGGATGGAG CACGATGTGGGTTTGAGGAGGGAGGGGCTGGCCCAAGGAAGGAGCATGCCCGCTCAGACAGCGAGAACTGGCGCTCCTTacgggaggagcaggaggaggaggaggagggcagctGGAGGCTTGGGGCAGGGCCCCGGCGAGATGGCGACCGCTGGCGCTCCGCCAGCCCTG ATGGCGGTCCCCGCTCTGCTGGCTGGCGGGAACATGGGGAACGGAGGCGCAAGTTTGAATTTGATTTGCGAGGGGATCGAGGCGGGTGTGGTGAAgaggaggggcggggagggggaggCAGCTCTCACCTGCGGCGGTGCCGAGTGCCTGACGGCTTTGAGGAGGACAAGGATGGGCTCCCAGAGTGGTGCCTGGACGATGAGGATGAAGAAATGGGCACCTTTGATGCCTCTGGGGCCTTCTTGCCTCTCAAG AAGGGCCCCAAGGAGCCCATTCCTGAGGAGCAGGAGCTGGACTTCcaagggctggaggaggaggaggagccttCCGAAGGGCTAGAGGAGGAAGGGCCTGAGGCGG GTGGGAAGGAGCTGACCCCACTGCCTCCTCAGGAGGAGAAGTCCAGCTCCCCGTCCCCACTACCCACCCTGGGCCCACTCTGGGGGACAAACGGGGATGGGGACGAAGCTGCGGAGAAGGAGCCCCCAGTGGCCGAAG ATGATATTCGGGGGATCCAGCTGAGTCCTGGGGTGGGCTCCCCTGCTGGCCCACCTGGAGATCTGGAGGATGATGAAGGCTTAAAGCACCTGCAGCAG GAGGCGGAGAAGCTGGTGGCTTCCCTGCAGGACAGCTCCTTGGAGGAGGAGCAGTTCACAGCTGCCATGCAGACCCAGGGCCTACGCCATTCTGCAGCCGCCACTGCCCTCCCGCTCAGCCATGGAGCTGCCCGGAAGTGGTTCTACAAGGATCCGCAGGGCGAGATCCAAG GCCCCTTCACGACACAGGAGATGGCAGAGTGGTTCCAGGCTGGCTACTTCTCCATGTCACTGCTGGTGAAGCGGGGCTGTGATGAGGGCTTCCAGCCTCTAGGCGAGGTGATCAAGATGTGGGGCCGTGTGCCCTTCGCCCCAGGGCCCTCACCACCCCCACTGCTG GGAAACATGGACCAGGAGCGGCTGAAGAAGCAGCAGGAGCTGGCCGCGGCTGCCTTGTACCAGCAGCTGCAGCACCAGCAGTTTCTTCAGCTGGTCAGCAG CCGCCAGCTCCCACAATGCGCGCTTCGAGAAAAGGCAGCTCTGGGGGACCTGACGCCGCCgccgcagcagcagcagcagcagcagcagctcacGGCATTCCTGCAGCAGCTCCAGGCGCTCAAACCCCCCAG AGGCGGGGACCAGAACCTGCTCCCGACGATGAGCCGGTCCTTGTCGGTGCCGGATTCGGGCCGCCTCTGGGATGTACATACCTCAGCCTCATCACAGTCAG GTGGTGAGGCCAGTCTTTGGGACATACCAATTAACTCTTCGACTCAGGGTCCAATTCTAGAACAACTCCAGCTGCAACATAAA TTCCAGGAGCGCAGAGAAGTGGAGCTCAGGGCGAAGCGGGAGGAAGAGGAACGCAAGCGCCGGGAGGAGAAGCGCcgccagcagcagcaggaggagcagAAGCGGCGGCAAGAAGAGGAAGAGCTGTTTCGGCGCAAGCAG GTACGGCAGCAGGAGCTGTTGCTGAAGTTgctacagcagcagcagcaggcagTCCCCGTGCCCCCCGCGCCCAGCTCCCCGCCCCCACTCTGGGCTGGCCTGGCCAAGCAGGGGCTGTCCATGAAGACACTCCTGGAGTTGCAGCTGGAGGGCGAGCGGCAGCTGCACAAACAGCCCCCACCTCGGGAGCCAGCTCGGGCCCAGGCCCCCAACCACCGAGTG CAGCTTGGGGGCCTGGGCACTGCCCCCCTGAACCAGTGGGTGTCTGAGGCTGGGCCGCTGTGGGGCGGGCCAGACAAGAGTGGGGGCGGAAGCAGCAGCCTGGGGCTCTGGGAGGACACCCCCAAGAGCGGCGGGAGCCTGGTCCGCGGCCTCGGCCTGAAGAACAGCCGGAGCAGCCCATCTCTCAG TGACTCGTACAGCCACCTATCAGGTCGGCCCATTCGCAAAAAGACggaggaagaagagaagctgCTGAAGCTGCTGCAGGGCATCCCCAGGCCCCAGGATGGCTTCACCCAGTGGTGTGAGCAGATGCTGCACACACTGAGCGCCACAGGCAGCCTGGACG TGCCCATGGCTGTAGCGATCCTCAAGGAGGTGGAATCCCCCTATGATGTCCACGATTATATCCGTTCCTGCTTGGGGGACACGCTGGAAGCCAAAGAATTTGCCAAACAATTCCTGGAGCGGAGGGCCAAGCAGAAAGCCAGCCAACAacggcagcagcagcag GAGGCGTGGCTGAGCAGCGGCTCCCTGCAGACGGCCTTCCAGGCCAACCACAGCACCAAACTCGGCCCCGGGGAGGGCAGCAAGGCCAAGAGGCGGGCACTGATGCTGCACTCAGACCCCAGCATCCTGG GGTACTCCCTGCACGGATCTTCTGGTGAGATCGAGAGCGTGGATGACTACTGA